The stretch of DNA GAGTCTTTGCTTTGAATGAGTTCGAACAGTGCAAGCGTGCTCGCCATCTCGGGACGCATAGCCTGTTTCCACACTTACAGGTATATTCCGACTCACCGAGCAAAGCGACTGCGACTTTCTTGGTGGCTTTTGGGTTTTGGAAAATGGAGCCGTGGACTCTGGAAGACCATCCTCTCTGAGGCGGCTGTACAGGAACATCTTTAGAGCAAGTCAGACGACATCGACGCTTCCCGCAAGGCGTAAGTGCTCTGAGCAAAGACTCGAGAGGTACCGGGAAGGGCATTGTACAGAAAACCTACCAAGTTCTGATATTTCCGCTTCAGGCGACACCAAATGGTCGTGTACCATACCCTAGTCGCGCATGCGATCGAGCCCCGTGTTCTCATCGGCCTTGTGGCGTGTCAGTAGGTGCCGGACCAAGACATTATACTATGCTGACACTAGGCGGCTAGCATGCCATAAGCCTCCTCCACGGTGATACCCCAGATTTACCCCATGATTCCCCGAGCGGTGAAACATGCTGTAAGCCTGTCAGGCGGCGAAGCTAGGCAACAATTTTACTGACCGATTTCAAACGTGAAACTGGACTAGCATCGAGTTCTCGCATCATGCTGTTCTTTGCCATAATATGCGGAACCACTACCCGGGGATGAATGATGACCTGATCTGCCTGCCAGCTTCTAGATTGATCTATATCTCGTGCCACGATCGGCCCGCATCTGTGGCTCCGCTGACGCTCCTCTTGCGTTAGAGCTCATGGGCAAGCTACTGCTTACGCGCACGGTGAAACTGTCCTACTTTGGTAGTTTTGCACAAAAATCAGAAAAGCTTAGTGCAGACTAAGAAGAGCTTGGCCTAGTAGTTAAAGTCCGGCGGAACGTCATGTTCTAAGCCCAAGCATGAGACGTGTGGCGTGCCTTTCGTAAACGCTGGTCGATGGCCCTTTCACTGCAAAGGTACTGCTTGGCTGGACGCTGGCCAAGACCCAACTGCGTGATCTTGGAACTTTAAATCATCTGTGGATCAAATTGCACGAGACCAAAGATCGCCCAAAGGGACTTGGTCGAATGTCGCTATAGTCGCCGATACACTACGCAACCACTGTTGAAGGATCTCTCATGCACTTTTGAAAGATATGTAACTCGAGTGGTACTGACAACAAGGACTGAACTTCTGCAAACCtcaagtatagatagctatgtACACATCCACGTTCATTTCCCAGACGCGGAACTTGTCTGCATACATCCCCGGTCTCTTGAAGCCAGCCGAAAGCCCGTTCACTTTTCTTTCCTACGATGCTGCAGTTAGAGATTAAATGGAGGAAGAAGCCCTTGCTCTCGGATGACCTATAGCGGAGAGTCATATAACTTCAGATGCATGATCTCTAGTCCTCCCGCTTCTCCTGGTAGTGTGGCGAAAGGTAGTTTGGGTTGAAGGGGTTCTGAGCCttacgcttctccttctcctagtagtatagcgaaaGGTAGTTTAGGTTAAAGGGGTTCTAAGCCttacgcttctccttctcctagtagtatagcgaaaGGTAGTTTAGGTTAAAGGGGTTCTAAGCTTtatgcttctccttctcctaatagtatagcgaaAGGTAGTTTAGGTTAAATAGATTCTAAGCCttacgcttctccttctcctaatagtatagcgaaAGGTAGTTTAGGTTAAATAGATTCTAAGCCttacgcttctccttctcctagtagtatagcgaaaGGTAGTTTAGGTTAAAGGGGTTCTAAGCTttacgcttctccttctcctagtagtatagcgaaaGGTAGTTTAGGTTAAATAGATTCTAAGCCttacgcttctccttctcctagtagtatagcgaaaGGTAGTTTAGGTTAAAGGGGTTCTAAGCCttacgcttctccttctcctagtagtatagcgaaaGGTAGTTTAGGTTAAATAGATTCTAAGCCttacgcttctccttctcctagtagtatagcgaaaGGTAGTTTAGGTTAAAGGGGTTCTAAGCTttacgcttctccttctcctaatagtatagcgaaAGGTAGTTTAGGTTGAATAGATTCTAAGCCttacgcttctccttctcctagtagtatagcgaaaGGTAGTTTAGGTTAAAGGGGTTCTGAGCCttacgcttctccttctcctaatagtatagcgaaAGGTAGTTTGGGTTGAAGGGGTTCTGCGCTTCGCGCTTCACTGCAACCACGTTAGCCGGATGTACTCTTACGAAATTTTGGTTGCATATAAAGCGGTGGCAACTTACGCTCAACGGGCGCTGCCATAGCGCCAGCTGCGGCCATAGTCAAGAGGAGGGTTTGAGTCTTCATGGTAGCGACTTGTACGGGGTACTGATGTGTTGTGTTCGAGAATGAGTACTGGAGCTTGCAGGAAGAATGATCTCAGCTGAAGGAGATGCTCTCTTTTATAGACATTTTTCGACGGCTGTTTTGGCTCTCATCGATCTCGACTGACCACTTCTCGGCGATACATGCTGCTTCTGACTTCGTCTGCTCAGACACTTTTCTTCATGGCCCTGCTTGACTTCCGGCCGTCTAACCCCGTTATGCAGTACCTGATCTGCTGTTCCAGCTAACGACGGGCCCTAAGTCGACTAAGGCCTTCTACTAGACTTGTTGCCTACCTCAATCAACCACGGCAAGCcggctcttgctcttgtcaCAAGTTTAAGCGATGGTAGCGAAAGATCGCGTAAATGAGCGATGAGGCCAGGAGAGCTCCCAAAGGTCACGAAGCCTCATCCTTCAGTGGCGGTGAAGAGTCTAGGATCTAGTGTGACGACTGACACCGTACACGACGGGTAGAAATACCAAAGACCAGTTCGGAAAAGCCTGAACTTTCCAAGTGAATCGCCATCTGCTCTCGTGTAGTGGAGCTCACATGCGCACGCAAGTGCGTCTTCCGAGCCCCAGAACCACTAGATAAAACCATGGGGTTCCTCCATTCTCCAGGAGATAACTGCCGAGTTGGAGATGGGTCGCAACTCGGGGACATCGTACTTCCCAGTGACCCAAGACGTGGGTTGCTCTAAGGACGGAAGGTGCAGCATCCTGTAACAGTTAGCATCCACGCTTGTTGACTCTCGCCAGAACTAAAAATGTTTCGCCGCAACAAAAGACGGCCGAGGACAACCGCCGCGCCAGCGTGTCTGACCAGTTGATTCGAGACGGACTTAGTAGTCAAGGCAAGCGCTGGTCTGAAGTATGACACTGTCCCGTCGTGCAACCGTGTGGGAATAGATTCGGTCTTGCAATTCACCCCAGCAAGGAAGGTGGAATCGATGGGCcagagaagatgaagcagcGAGTGGACGGCCCAGCAACTCGAGAAGACTTCTTCACGGGTAAACACGTCTGGTCGTCGCCCAGAAATCCGCCGGCATGGATTCGCACTCGGTCACGCTGCCTCCGCTTTTCAGCGGAGTTTCCCCGACATCCCCAGGACTTGTAAGTGAGCCCTAGAACACACTTAGGTCTGGAACCCCACACAGACCGAATGGTCGCTTATGGACAATCCGGGTTTGGTGCAAGATGATGGTGCTGGGATTTGAAGAATAAGttggaagagagaagaaTTTCCCCGAATGGAAGTTTCCCCAAGTTTTGGAGCCCACAAATTTTGGGCTTCGTGCCTTCTACAGCAATTGCCTCCCTGCCTCTCAAACACCAACGCCGCAAAGGTCAAAGCATAGAACTGTATGAACGCGATCAGAAGATGGGATACCATCGCCTCACATCACCAGTCTACCatgacgaagcagaagaagcatcgCTCACGCATGGCGAGTCGAAAGAAGATGACAATCCGCATCGTTACAAGAAGCCTTCGATCTGGAAAATGCGTTTTATCATAGGAATGTCAATAGCGATGAACGTCGTCACCTTGATGCTCTGCGCAGCTCTCTACTCGAAAATCACATCACAGCTTGACAGAGAATCCAAACTACGTAAGTTCGGTTGCAGCGACAGTGAAGGAGAGATATGTCCAACTGAATACTTGAGACAGATCCCTTCTTCGAAGGAGTAGACGACGGCCGCTACCCAAACGACTTCGAAGCAGTCCACTTATCGTCATCGAAATTCTCTCAGCCCGTATCAGTCGCCGGCGAcaaggtcgaagaagaatggaTCAAAATCGGTGCATTCTGTAAGTCTGCGTTCAACTCCCCTACGGCCCACCATCCTCATCATATCTTTCCCTCAGTAGCTAACCACAATAACTCATTGATCATCACAGACCAACCCGCATTCCTCCCCGACAAATACGCCGCAGACTTCAACTTCATTCCAGGAAAACACCTCCGCTACACGCCCTCTGACGGGGACTACGCCCTCTACAGCGGCTACTCCGCCGACGTCGCCATGACACACTACATCCACTGCGTCAACCTCCTCCGCGAATCCCTCTGGTTCAACTACGACTACTACCGCAGCATCCACATGACATCTTTCAACGTCCCCGAAGGCCAAGAACAAGCCATCATCGATCACGTTTCGCATTGTGTGGATGCTTTGCGGAAAATGATTATGTGTGAGGCGAGTTTGGAACTTTGGCCTTTTGTGACGAATGCTGATGGATTGAATGTTACGGATATGAGTGCTAGTACGAGGAAGTGTAAGAATTAtgaggcgaggaggaagtgggTGGAGAAGTGGCAGAGTTGGGGCGCGCCGCATCAGGTTGATGATCATCATCTTTCGCATTGGAGGGTGTCTGGATGAGAgggaagctggagaagatcgTTCGTCATTTGCATTGGTGATTTTCTTTGTACATGTCCAAAATCTTTGTAAGACGAATTTGCAGATGAGATGATCTTTTTCTTTCTGTCTTCACACGGACGAGAGATATAGCAACCCTACGAAACGATTGGCTTCAACCTCAGCCACAACCCCCCTTAATCATCAACACAACCCCCCCAATCAAACTCCAACTTCTGCCTCTGCCCATCCCTCCCCTGCCCTACATACTCCATCTCAAACTCCCTTATCAAACCCGCCAACACAATCGCCATTTCAGCTCTTGCCATTTTCTCTCCAATGCACATCGTCGGTCCTTCTCCAAACGTCATAAACGCCAAACGCTCTTTTGCTCCTCCTGTGGGATCGGAAATCCAGCGGGTGGGGAGAAATTGGGATGGGTCTTGGGACCAGAGTGAGGGGTTGTGGTTGAAGACTTTCTGGACGATTATAAGGACTGTGCCTTGGGAGATTTGGTGGCCGAGGAGGTTTACGGAGGGTGTGGGTTCGCGGGCTAGGGCGGGGATGATAGGGTGTAGGCGGAGGGTTTCGTTGCAGATTGCGGTAAGGAGTGGGATGGAGGTGATGAGGTCTAGATGAGTGGCTGCGAGAGAGGAGGAGTCCTCTTTTGATTGGATATGCTCCTTGATTTCTGCGCGGACACGAGTTTGCAGCGTTTTGTCTTTGCTTAGCTCAAAGATTGCTAGGCATATCGTTTGGGCGATGGTTTCGTGGCCTGCTCCGAGGATTCCCAGTGCTTGGTTTACTAGCATTTCAAAATCCGTGATGCCGCCTTCACTAATACACGCGGAGATGATGTCGTTGTGCCCTTCTCCTATAGCAGCCTTTGACAGATTCGAAGCTTCCTCCCCCTCGTCTCGAtcaactatactatctttcctTCCCACCTCCGCTGACGCGAGGATCTCAGCCTTTTTCTTCGCAATCACCCCTCCGATTCGCCGTCGTACTACCTCTACCGCTTTAGCAGTCTGCTCATTTCTTTTCGTCGGAAACTTCTCCACGATTTTCCCGGGCAAAAGGTGCGCGAGCATTGTCCATGCCAGTCCTGCTCTCGCCCCATTTCCTTCGCCTCGGAAGACAGCAGCGTATTCTTTCCAAAGATCGTTGTCCGGATTTGCGAGACAGTCGAAGTCAAGACCAAAGCCTGCTTGTCCGACAATGTCTAACGTGGTGCGATTTATGAGTTCTGAGATTTCGACTCTGCTGTCCGTCGCTGCTGCCTTGTGCAATAGATTGACAAGTTCTTGGGTTTGGCCCAGAAGAGCGGATACTGATTCTTGATCTGTCGGCGTGTAAACATCGGTTGGAGAAGTTTCCGTTGCTTCTGGTGGTCTTCGCCTACAGCCGTCACGAGCCCGTTGCCCAGAAGTGAGGATAGGATTTTTCGGGATATAGTTGCTTTCTGGTACCTAGAGTTTGCTGCTCCTCTTTGGTATACTTCTTGAATGGCTGCTGGAGTGGTGAGCAAGATTTTGGGCTTGTTGAACATGCCTCGATAGAGGATCAGACCGGAATTGGGGACGCTGTCTGCCCATGCTTTTCGCTGGTCGTGGTCTGGTTCGATGAAGAAACGGCGCCATATGGGTGCTTGCGGCGCTTGAGGAATGGACTGAGTCCAGTCATTCGTAGTGAGGTAGGAAGAGATGAGTAGCAGGGAAAGTGCGATGATTGCAACGGCCAAAACGGTCGCTGGGTCAAGAGCTGGTACGTTGGTCATTGCAGTTGTGGGTAATGTAGCAGCAGCCTATGTTGCGTCTTGAAGCGATGGTTCCAGCTGGAACGGGGTCCAGATTTGATATCAGTAGATAGTAATCAAGTCGCAGCTCCGCGCCATCCGACTGCTGGGTGAGTTCCCTAATAACATGGCTCTTCCATGTAGCTGGGCATTTCCCGATGCAGAGTTTGAGACCTCTCGGGCTTCTATAGCGTGGAAGAGGCAGCGCAGTGTCATCAGTCCACCACGGGTCTTAAGTGATACGCACAAGACAAGTCTTTCGTCTTTGTAAGCAAAGACCTCTTTCAGGACTTATTCCGCCCCTGTATTACACACTATTTCTGTTCTGTTCTGttgttatagtagtagtagtaccaGTACCCAGCGAGCTCTGTTCATCTCATGACATCAAGGAGAAATGaaataagaagaaaagagaaataGGCGTACTCTGGTATCTCGCACACACGCAAACACAAAAGGAAACTGAAAAAGTAATTTTACACGCCCTCCCCATGTCCAATCTGATGATGAATGAGCCCAGCTCATATCCCCGGGAATCTATGCATTGGTCGTGTTGTtgttattgttgttgttgttgtcgctCTTGAACCACCCTTGTGTGGCTCCgtagatgacgatgatgaggacgatgacgagaatGATGGCGACTATGATTTGTGTTAGTATCGGCTGAAAGAGAGACAAGCAGAAAGACTTGATACTCACCACAAATACCCAAGCAAatccacttcttcttccgcgCGGCACGAGCACTGCTGACACCCTTGTCCAGATGTACATTGCCCGCCTCGATGTGAGTATAGGTCTCCTCGGCCTTGGTCTCAATATCCATAACGGCAGCTTCTTGCTGAACAACAATCGCATCCAGATCTTGGAACAGTTGTTGCAATTCAATCATGGTCCTTTCAATCTGCTGAATGGCATCGTGTCGCTGTTGGACATTGCGCAATGTGCTGTTGGCTTGGCCTCTGCGATCCGACTGCATGAGAGCTTGCTGGAAGATTTGTGTATCACCGCCCGCCTCTGTTGCCTCGCGAATCTCCGCTTCTGACGCATCTGGCTTCACGATGAGATATTGACGACGTTGCTGCTCTTGCACCTCTTTGCGGAAGGCGGCTTCGGTCTGCTGGTAAGACTGAATGGCCTTTCGTATCCTTCGGTCAAGCGCATCGACTTGTGGTTTGTTTCTTGGGTTGCCTGCGTCTGGTTGTCCCTTGATGCGCTTCACGCGATCTGCCAATCCACGGTATCCTGACATGATATCTGCGCTGAGGGCGTCGACATCTTTGTTAGAGACGCCGGCGCTGGAGATGAAGGATCGCTGTAGTCTCTGCAGTTCTCCCAAGCGGCTCTCGAGGTCGTCAATGGCTCGGCCGACGGCGCGACAATCGTTCAGGATCTGATTGGGGTCGCGTTGGGGTTGTTCGTTCGAGTACGGAGCGCCATTGTGTGCGAGGGGTTGCATTtcgacgccgccgccgtagGCTGGAGGAGGTT from Cercospora beticola chromosome 1, complete sequence encodes:
- a CDS encoding uncharacterized protein (SMCOG1034:cytochrome P450~antiSMASH:Cluster_9); this encodes MTNVPALDPATVLAVAIIALSLLLISSYLTTNDWTQSIPQAPQAPIWRRFFIEPDHDQRKAWADSVPNSGLILYRGMFNKPKILLTTPAAIQEVYQRGAANSRRRPPEATETSPTDVYTPTDQESVSALLGQTQELVNLLHKAAATDSRVEISELINRTTLDIVGQAGFGLDFDCLANPDNDLWKEYAAVFRGEGNGARAGLAWTMLAHLLPGKIVEKFPTKRNEQTAKAVEVVRRRIGGVIAKKKAEILASAEVGRKDSIVDRDEGEEASNLSKAAIGEGHNDIISACISEGGITDFEMLVNQALGILGAGHETIAQTICLAIFELSKDKTLQTRVRAEIKEHIQSKEDSSSLAATHLDLITSIPLLTAICNETLRLHPIIPALAREPTPSVNLLGHQISQGTVLIIVQKVFNHNPSLWSQDPSQFLPTRWISDPTGGAKERLAFMTFGEGPTMCIGEKMARAEMAIVLAGLIREFEMEYVGQGRDGQRQKLEFDWGGCVDD
- a CDS encoding uncharacterized protein (antiSMASH:Cluster_9); the encoded protein is MAYNNTYGGGGYGQANPYDTDSSGYGQPPPAYGGGVEMQPLAHNGAPYSNEQPQRDPNQILNDCRAVGRAIDDLESRLGELQRLQRSFISSAGVSNKDVDALSADIMSGYRGLADRVKRIKGQPDAGNPRNKPQVDALDRRIRKAIQSYQQTEAAFRKEVQEQQRRQYLIVKPDASEAEIREATEAGGDTQIFQQALMQSDRRGQANSTLRNVQQRHDAIQQIERTMIELQQLFQDLDAIVVQQEAAVMDIETKAEETYTHIEAGNVHLDKGVSSARAARKKKWICLGICVAIILVIVLIIVIYGATQGWFKSDNNNNNNNNTTNA
- a CDS encoding uncharacterized protein (antiSMASH:Cluster_9); its protein translation is MGYHRLTSPVYHDEAEEASLTHGESKEDDNPHRYKKPSIWKMRFIIGMSIAMNVVTLMLCAALYSKITSQLDRESKLHPFFEGVDDGRYPNDFEAVHLSSSKFSQPVSVAGDKVEEEWIKIGAFYQPAFLPDKYAADFNFIPGKHLRYTPSDGDYALYSGYSADVAMTHYIHCVNLLRESLWFNYDYYRSIHMTSFNVPEGQEQAIIDHVSHCVDALRKMIMCEASLELWPFVTNADGLNVTDMSASTRKCKNYEARRKWVEKWQSWGAPHQVDDHHLSHWRVSG